A single genomic interval of Xyrauchen texanus isolate HMW12.3.18 chromosome 48, RBS_HiC_50CHRs, whole genome shotgun sequence harbors:
- the LOC127639995 gene encoding cocaine- and amphetamine-regulated transcript protein-like — MVRDRIFLLTVTCSVLMVLVSCDDFLEIRSPEDNMKAQEEKDLIEALQEVLEKLRNKQIPAVEKKFGWVTSCDAGEQCAVRKGARFGKLCSCPGGTTCSFSILKCL; from the exons ATGGTTAGAGATCGGATCTTTCTACTAACTGTTACTTGCTCAGTCTTAATGGTACTTGTTAGTTGCGATGATTTTCTAGAGATCCGCTCGCCAGAAGATAACATGAAGGCTCAAGAGGAGAAAGACCTG ATTGAAGCCCTTCAAGAAGTCCTTGAAAAACTAAGAAACAAGCAAATTCCTGCAGTAGAGAAGAAGTTTGGTTGGGTGACTTCG TGTGATGCAGGAGAGCAGTGTGCAGTTCGGAAAGGTGCTCGCTTCGGGAAGCTCTGCAGCTGTCCAGGAGGAACCACCTGCAGTTTCTCCATCCTCAAGTGTTTGTGA